In Mytilus edulis chromosome 13, xbMytEdul2.2, whole genome shotgun sequence, a single window of DNA contains:
- the LOC139499944 gene encoding peroxisomal targeting signal 1 receptor-like isoform X1: MAMRNLVEGECGGSNSLMKLTSHFTQDRGLRQENFSHGRVQHPQQMPGRPIGQSTENELVDEFLSSQRITMAPQTFHMGGLLQEMREIEEAEFKYTPERAPAIAELASSDSWAQEFLTTEADSPSEKWSSEYLSEKPTQTLAPTNLKWAEEYLDHTEAHTRPWEEEFKELDDTKWLDEFSSEREQNKDLSDTAKELLGSVNDPKFSNSEFMKFVKRIGDGEITIENNDVIELSKQDKAEDWAQEFSVNQAGKSLVDQWEDEYAEMTGNQDVTDENFWEKLQKHWEDVDKTTNDGHPWLTEFEQTDPYKEYKFEEENPLIDHENPFQAGLDKLQEGDIPNAVLLFEAAVQKNEQHAEAWQYLGTTQAENEQEPAAIAALKKCLELNSSNLTALMSLAVSYTNESLAGHACQTLKLWLKNNPKYSHMVPGEIAPTLAPSSFVSSTDHTEVQGLFIEAARMSPQEIDADVQNGLGVLFNLSGEYDKAVDCFSAALQVRPNDALLWNKLGATLANGNRSDEAVEAYHHALHISPGFIRSRYNLGIACINLGAHKEAVEHFLTALNMQRKSHGLKDPQLVMSKNIWGTLRMAVSLMGRPDLYEVCDRNDLDSLNREFSMES; the protein is encoded by the exons TTAGTTGATGAGTTTCTGTCTAGTCAAAGAATTACGATGGCTCCACAGACATTCCACATGGGTGGATTACTTCAGGAAATGAGAGAAATAGAAGAAGCGGAATTCAAATACACACCTGAGAGAG CTCCAGCAATTGCAGAACTTGCATCATCAGACTCATGGGCTCAGGAATTTCTCACAACAGAAGCTGACAGTCCTTCAGAGAAATGGTCCAGTGAATATTTATCAGAAAAACCCACACAAACATTAGCTCCTACTAACCTTAAATGGGCTGAGGAATACTTGGATCACACAGAAGCACACACTAGACCATG GGAAGAAGAATTTAAAGAATTGGATGACACAAAATGGCTGGATGAATTTTCATCAGAAAGGGAACAGAATAAAGATTTATCGGATACAGCCAAAGAATTGTTAGGATCTGTTAACGATCCCAAGTTTAGTAATTCTGAA TTTATGAAGTTTGTGAAGCGGATAGGGGATGGAGAAATTACAATAGAGAATAATGATGTTATAGAATTGTCGAAACAAGACAAGGCTGAAGATTGGGCTCAGGAGTTTTCTGTAAATCAG GCTGGTAAATCATTAGTTGATCAGTGGGAGGATGAGTATGCTGAAATGACAGGGAACCAGGATGTAACAGATGAAAACTTCTGGGAAAAGTTACAAAAACATTGGGAGGATGTAGACAA aactaCAAATGATGGCCATCCATGGCTAACAGAATTTGAACAAACAGATCCATATAAA GAATATAAATTTGAAGAAGAGAATCCATTGATAGATCATGAGAATCCATTCCAAGCAGGTTTAGATAAGTTACAGGAAGGAGATATACCTAATGCTGTTTTATTGTTTGAAGCTGCTGTGCAGAAAAATGAACAGCATGCTGAG gCCTGGCAGTATTTAGGTACAACACAGGCAGAAAATGAACAAGAGCCAGCTGCTATAGCTGCACTTAAAAA ATGTTTGGAATTGAACAGTTCAAATTTAACAGCACTAATGTCCTTAGCAGTTAGTTATACAAATGAATCATTAGCTGGACATGCATGTCAGACTCTGAAATTATGGTTGAAAAATAATCCCAAATATTCACACATGGTACCAGGTGAAATAGCTCCTACACTTGCTCCTTCCTCATTTGTATCCAG TACTGACCACACAGAAGTCCAAGGTCTATTTATAGAAGCTGCCAGAATGTCTCCTCAAGAGATTGATGCAGACGTACAG AATGGACTTGGTGTTTTATTTAATCTGAGTGGCGAGTATGATAAAGCTGTAGATTGTTTTAGTGCAGCTTTGCAAGTCAGACCTAAT GATGCCCTGTTATGGAATAAATTAGGTGCTACATTGGCCAATGGAAACAGAAGTGATGAAGCTGTTGAGGCCTACCATCATGCATTACACATATCGCCAGGTTTTATCCGGTCACGATATAATCTGGGAATAGCATGTATAAATCTGGGAGCTCACAA GGAAGCAGTTGAACATTTTTTGACAGCTTTAAATATGCAGAGAAAGAGTCATGGATTGAAGGACCCTCAGTTAGTTATGTCCAAAAATATTTGGGGAACATTGAGAATGGCTGTTTCACTTATGGGACGACCTGATTTATATGAAGTTTGTGATAGAAACGATTTAGACAGTTTAAACAGAGAATTTAGTATGGAATCCTGA
- the LOC139499944 gene encoding peroxisomal targeting signal 1 receptor-like isoform X2 — protein MAMRNLVEGECGGSNSLMKLTSHFTQDRGLRQENFSHGRVQHPQQMPGRPIGQSTENELVDEFLSSQRITMAPQTFHMGGLLQEMREIEEAEFKYTPERAPAIAELASSDSWAQEFLTTEADSPSEKWSSEYLSEKPTQTLAPTNLKWAEEYLDHTEAHTRPWEEEFKELDDTKWLDEFSSEREQNKDLSDTAKELLGSVNDPKFSNSEAGKSLVDQWEDEYAEMTGNQDVTDENFWEKLQKHWEDVDKTTNDGHPWLTEFEQTDPYKEYKFEEENPLIDHENPFQAGLDKLQEGDIPNAVLLFEAAVQKNEQHAEAWQYLGTTQAENEQEPAAIAALKKCLELNSSNLTALMSLAVSYTNESLAGHACQTLKLWLKNNPKYSHMVPGEIAPTLAPSSFVSSTDHTEVQGLFIEAARMSPQEIDADVQNGLGVLFNLSGEYDKAVDCFSAALQVRPNDALLWNKLGATLANGNRSDEAVEAYHHALHISPGFIRSRYNLGIACINLGAHKEAVEHFLTALNMQRKSHGLKDPQLVMSKNIWGTLRMAVSLMGRPDLYEVCDRNDLDSLNREFSMES, from the exons TTAGTTGATGAGTTTCTGTCTAGTCAAAGAATTACGATGGCTCCACAGACATTCCACATGGGTGGATTACTTCAGGAAATGAGAGAAATAGAAGAAGCGGAATTCAAATACACACCTGAGAGAG CTCCAGCAATTGCAGAACTTGCATCATCAGACTCATGGGCTCAGGAATTTCTCACAACAGAAGCTGACAGTCCTTCAGAGAAATGGTCCAGTGAATATTTATCAGAAAAACCCACACAAACATTAGCTCCTACTAACCTTAAATGGGCTGAGGAATACTTGGATCACACAGAAGCACACACTAGACCATG GGAAGAAGAATTTAAAGAATTGGATGACACAAAATGGCTGGATGAATTTTCATCAGAAAGGGAACAGAATAAAGATTTATCGGATACAGCCAAAGAATTGTTAGGATCTGTTAACGATCCCAAGTTTAGTAATTCTGAA GCTGGTAAATCATTAGTTGATCAGTGGGAGGATGAGTATGCTGAAATGACAGGGAACCAGGATGTAACAGATGAAAACTTCTGGGAAAAGTTACAAAAACATTGGGAGGATGTAGACAA aactaCAAATGATGGCCATCCATGGCTAACAGAATTTGAACAAACAGATCCATATAAA GAATATAAATTTGAAGAAGAGAATCCATTGATAGATCATGAGAATCCATTCCAAGCAGGTTTAGATAAGTTACAGGAAGGAGATATACCTAATGCTGTTTTATTGTTTGAAGCTGCTGTGCAGAAAAATGAACAGCATGCTGAG gCCTGGCAGTATTTAGGTACAACACAGGCAGAAAATGAACAAGAGCCAGCTGCTATAGCTGCACTTAAAAA ATGTTTGGAATTGAACAGTTCAAATTTAACAGCACTAATGTCCTTAGCAGTTAGTTATACAAATGAATCATTAGCTGGACATGCATGTCAGACTCTGAAATTATGGTTGAAAAATAATCCCAAATATTCACACATGGTACCAGGTGAAATAGCTCCTACACTTGCTCCTTCCTCATTTGTATCCAG TACTGACCACACAGAAGTCCAAGGTCTATTTATAGAAGCTGCCAGAATGTCTCCTCAAGAGATTGATGCAGACGTACAG AATGGACTTGGTGTTTTATTTAATCTGAGTGGCGAGTATGATAAAGCTGTAGATTGTTTTAGTGCAGCTTTGCAAGTCAGACCTAAT GATGCCCTGTTATGGAATAAATTAGGTGCTACATTGGCCAATGGAAACAGAAGTGATGAAGCTGTTGAGGCCTACCATCATGCATTACACATATCGCCAGGTTTTATCCGGTCACGATATAATCTGGGAATAGCATGTATAAATCTGGGAGCTCACAA GGAAGCAGTTGAACATTTTTTGACAGCTTTAAATATGCAGAGAAAGAGTCATGGATTGAAGGACCCTCAGTTAGTTATGTCCAAAAATATTTGGGGAACATTGAGAATGGCTGTTTCACTTATGGGACGACCTGATTTATATGAAGTTTGTGATAGAAACGATTTAGACAGTTTAAACAGAGAATTTAGTATGGAATCCTGA